In the genome of Quercus robur chromosome 3, dhQueRobu3.1, whole genome shotgun sequence, one region contains:
- the LOC126719038 gene encoding ubiquinone biosynthesis protein COQ4 homolog, mitochondrial yields MIVGARTPLKRWQQAAVAVGSAVGALLNPRRADLIAALGETTGKPSFERVLERMKRSPEGRAVLLERPRVISTEVGHAWDLPPNTFGAAYANFMGSRNFSPDDRPPVRFMDTDELAYVAMRAREVHDFWHTLFDLPTNLIGESALKVIEFEQMYLPMCMLSVVGGTARFNEKQRKLFFQHYFPWALRAGLQCTDLMCIYYEQHFHEDLEDVRRKWGILPAPVPPT; encoded by the exons ATGATAGTAGGTGCTCGTACCCCGCTTAAAAGATGGCAGCAGGCTGCTGTTGCAGTTGGCTCGGCAGTAGGTGCATTGCTGAATCCACGAAGAGCAGATCTAATAGCAGCCCTTGGGGAGACTACTGGAAAGCCTTCTTTTGAAAGAGTTCTCGAGAGGATGAAGAGGAGCCCAGAAGGCAGA GCTGTTTTGTTGGAGCGACCACGTGTGATATCTACAGAAGTGGGGCATGCTTGGGACCTACCACCGAACACATTTGGTGCTGCCTATGCAAACTTCATGGGATCAAGAAATTTTTCTCCCGATGACAGACCACCGGTGCGGTTCATGGACACAGATGAACTGGCATATGTAGCCATGCGGGCTCGTGAGGTGCATGATTTCTGGCACACCCTTTTTGATCTCCCTACCAACTTAATTGGTGAGTCAGCACTCAAGGTGATAGAGTTTGAGCAAATGTACCTTCCCATGTGCATGCTGTCTGTTGTAGGGGGCACTGCAAGATTCAATGAGAAGcaaaggaaattgtttttccagCACTACTTTCCATGGGCTCTCCGGGCCGGCCTGCAGTGTACAGATCTCATGTGTATATATTATGAACAGCATTTTCATGAGGATTTGGAGGATGTTCGGAGGAAATGGGGGATACTTCCTGCTCCTGTTCCTCCTACGTAA
- the LOC126719039 gene encoding uncharacterized protein LOC126719039: MRENKEKTITNGDEDATAPLVVQKTSIQIGKRKSKSISSVVDLDDLPSRRGLKKQKPGKASLPKVSKFTPPTVDLGDPPVDAEPVQTVHPIQTDPTPPPTKTPRKPHLSEPSEHPFNLVLDESYAWRTFKGIITDNEVNECYNMSVKEFERSGIHDLFKAMSKFYTVTCQAKELCAEAKTTKEKAKELNNEILLKKGEVIRLTDDFNYLQGSETKLKNEVEELKKDAIEKETRIAHLEGQVSGFASSLEKARQEAISAFKKSDEYKNRLDSHFAAGYEDFRVDAKEAFPNLNFDSFKLPLTTESSLLQTSSEDVNVVDDASNEVIQDDPKSRGNAPDSLPK; the protein is encoded by the exons ATGAGGGAGAATAAGGAAAAAACCATAACCAATGGGGACGAGGATGCCACTGCACCGCTAGTCGTCCAGAAAACTTCCATCCAGATAGGAAAGAGGAAATCTAAGTCTATATCCAGTGTTGTGGATCTAGATGACCTCCCAAGTCGTCGAGGCCTTAAGAAGCAAAAACCTGGCAAGGCTTCTCTTCCCAAGGTTTCCAAGTTTACACCCCCAACAGTAGACTTGGGCGACCCTCCTGTTGATGCGGAGCCCGTCCAAACAGTTCATCCCATCCAGACTGATCCTACTCCCCCTCCAACCAAGACTCCTCGCAAGCCTCATCTGTCAGAGCCATCTGAGCATCCTTTTAACCTGGTGTTGGACGAGAGCTATGCATGGAGGACGTTCAAAGGAATAATCACTGATAATGAAGTCAATGAATGCTACAATATGTCAGTGAAAGAGTTTGAACGCTCTGGTATCCATGACCTCTTCAAG GCTATGTCAAAGTTTTATACAGTGACGTGCCAAGCTAAGGAACTCTGTGCAGAGGCTAAGACGACTAAGGAAAAGGCTAAAGAGCTGAATAAtgaaattctattaaaaaaggGGGAGGTGATTAGATTGACTGATGATTTCAACTATCTACAAGGAAGTGAGACGAAGCTGAAGAACGAGGTGGAGGAGCTCAAAAAGGATGCCATCGAGAAAGAGACTCGCATTGCTCACTTGGAGGGACAAGTTTCTGGGTTTGCCTCGTCCTTGGAGAAAGCACGTCAGGAAGCCATATCTGCCTTCAAGAAGTCTGACGAGTACAAGAATCGTCTAGACAGTCACTTTGCTGCTGGCTATGAGGACTTCCGTGTTGATGCTAAGGAAGCATTTCCTAACTTGAACTTTGACTCTTTCAAGCTTCCTCTTACTACAGAAAGCTCCTTGCTGCAGACGAGTTCTGAGGATGTCAACGTAGTGGACGACGCTAGCAACGAAGTTATTCAGGACGACCCCAAGTCTAGAGGCAATGCCCCTGATAGTTTACCCAAATGA